The Deinococcus sp. KNUC1210 nucleotide sequence GCTTCACTCCGACGCCGACTGGCAGCAGGCACTGACGCTGCGGCTCGTGACCAACGACACGCTGGAGCCAGTCGCCTACCAGCGCTTTGCCCGCCGTCGCCTGACGCTGCTGCGCGAACAGGCCGAGGCGGGTCTGGGCGCGTGGTTCGGGGCATTTCTGAACGGGCAGATGGTGGCGGGGATGGGGCTCTATACCGCAGGCGACGGTCTGGCCCGCTTTCAGACGGTGGAAACCCATCCGGCCTTTCGGCGGCGCGGGCTGTGCGGCAGTCTGGTGGCCTACGCGGCGGCGTGGGGCTTCGAGCAGCTGAACGCACGCACGCTGGTGATGGTGGCCGACCCCGAAGACGAGGCCATCCGCGTGTACCGTTCGCTGGGCTTCCGCGAACGCGAGTGGCAGTGGGGTCTGGAACGTGCCCCGGTCGGCGAAGTGCTGAGCAGCGAGCGACCCTGACCGGAGCGCTGACACGAATTCTGAGCACGGCAGGCCTGATCGAGTGCCTCCAACCCGTGGTGTCAACCTCTTACAGAGTGGCCCGCGCCCGTTTCAGAAATCTTCTTCCATCAGCAGTTCGTCGTGGTGGGTCATGTTGGGATGACGCGGCAGCCGTTCGGCGGCGATCAGCAGGTCGCAGACCTCGACCCGCCGCAGACCGACCATGATGCTGGGGCACAGCGACAGCTCGAAGGTCGGGCGGTGCGGCAGGCGCGAACAGTCGAGCAGGCACACCTCGAAGACATACTCGCTCGGCAGCTGGAACTCGGGGTGACGGCTTCTCATGACCAGTGCGCCGTAGCCGTTTTCAAAACAGAAGGTATGAAGTTGCCCTTCGGGTGTCTGCTCGATCCCTGGCTGAGAGAGCACACCGTCAAAGCTGGGCGTCTCGATCAGCAGATGCGGTTGCTCGTCGTCGTCCGATGGTGTAAAGACACTCACCGGGCGGTGTTCCTGCTCAGATTCATACCTTCAACGATACGCACACATCACTTACTCTTTCCTGACGCTAGCGCCCGGCGACCCAGGCTGAAGGCGCAGACGCTCTACAATCCCACTCGATGCCCTGGAGCCAACCTGCCCTCGTCGTGCGCTGCATTCTGCTGCTGATGTGCAGCGAATTCGTGCGGACCGGGCTGCTGGTCTCCTATCTGCCGCTGATGGCCCCGCACCTGGGTCTGAGTGTGGGGGCGGTGGGACTGCTGTTCAGCCTTCACTATCTGGCCGACGCCGTTGCCAAGGGGCCGGTCGGCGTCCTGACCGAGCGCTACGGCCTGGGGCGGGTGCTCCTGCTAGGTGCCGTGCTGGGAAGTGCGATGCTGTGGCTGCTGCACCGCAGTCCCTCGGTCCCGCTGCTGGCGCTGCTCTCGACCTGCTGGGGGCTGTGCTACGCGGCGCTGTGGCCCGGCGTGATGGCGGCGGCGCAGCATTTCGCCCGGCCCGGCATGACCGCCCGCGCCCTGGCGATCACCTCGGTGTGCTCGGTGCCGCCCATCGTGCTGGGACTGGTGGGCGTAGGTCAGCTGATGCAGCGGGCCGCGCCGCTGGGCCTGCCGGTGCTGCTGACGGCGCAACTGGCTGCACTGGTGCTGGGTGCCAGCGTGGTGCGTCTGACCCTGCCGCGCAGCGAGCAACTCGCGCCGACCGCCCAGCGGCGACCCTTCCGGGAACGCTGGGGCCGGGTGGCGGGGCTGCTGCCTGCCGCCCTGGCCCAGACGGCTGCTCCGGCCCTGCTCGCCACGGTCTTCTATCCGCTGCTGGCACGGCTGAACGTGCACCTGTCGCAGCTCGCCCTGCCCGTCGCGCTG carries:
- a CDS encoding GNAT family N-acetyltransferase; protein product: MTLQDDSLDVQTGRDGRGGSRADLRDQAAPPPRSLGYRTDTALLVQAGSAAEQKDGYQVIRTPKNPTFWWGNFLLLNEVPQPEALPGWLHTFGWEFPEARHVALGLDLPGEVSLDIPPGVGLTLTRSAVMTLERPECVPPPHPNTQAEYRPLHSDADWQQALTLRLVTNDTLEPVAYQRFARRRLTLLREQAEAGLGAWFGAFLNGQMVAGMGLYTAGDGLARFQTVETHPAFRRRGLCGSLVAYAAAWGFEQLNARTLVMVADPEDEAIRVYRSLGFREREWQWGLERAPVGEVLSSERP
- a CDS encoding MFS transporter, translating into MPWSQPALVVRCILLLMCSEFVRTGLLVSYLPLMAPHLGLSVGAVGLLFSLHYLADAVAKGPVGVLTERYGLGRVLLLGAVLGSAMLWLLHRSPSVPLLALLSTCWGLCYAALWPGVMAAAQHFARPGMTARALAITSVCSVPPIVLGLVGVGQLMQRAAPLGLPVLLTAQLAALVLGASVVRLTLPRSEQLAPTAQRRPFRERWGRVAGLLPAALAQTAAPALLATVFYPLLARLNVHLSQLALPVALGVVVGLATLWSASRLADHTHPRAALTPGLLLLALTFFVAGLPDLKGHLPLVTVLGGLGYGFFIAGWNGLIGRTLPAEYRAAAWGTVMATESLGTALGPLLGAFMWNLWGQPGVFWTGTGIFLLVQGYYWSVQR